The window GAGATTCCAGCCATTTCTGCCAGATAGCCGGAGTCTTCCGACCCTTCTTCATCTCTTTCTCCAAGGAGAACATAGGCCAGATCTATGGCTTCTTTTACACTGTCTTTCAGCTCTTCTTTGTCTACTCCTCCAAGGAAATCGAAGGCAAGATCCATGGATTCTTTTGCACTGTCGTATTTCTTAGAAAGGAGGAGGGTCTTTCCACGTTCCATAACTTCGGCAGCCAGCCTCATTTTAACAGAAAGGGGCCAGATTTCATCATCAAAAATCATTACATAATATTCAAGGGCTTCCGAATATTGCTCCTCTGCAAGCTCCTCTTTTCCTACTTCTGCATAAAGGGAGCCCAGTTTATCATAGGCATTGCTTTTGGCTTTCAAATCCTTCCAGTTTGCCAGAAGATCAATAAGTTCCTCCATAACCTCAACGACACGTTCCTGAAGTTGAATCGCGGATTCATAGTCCTGCTGAATTATATAAAAATCAACAAGTTTTCCAAGGGCATGGGCCAGGGCATATATATAGGTCTCACTATCATCAAGCAGCTCAAATGCTTTTTCCCTTACATCCAGGATTTTTTCGTAATACTGCCTTTTAGTTTCGGGATCCATATCCTCTGGCTCAAAATACACATATAGATCCCCGATGGCAGCGAAAGCTCTGGCAATTTCCATTTTGGGTTCATCATCTTCTGGATTTTTCTCCAGAAGAATCTCGTAGACCTTTATTTCATTCATGTAACAGTTTTCTGCATTTTCGACACTTTCTGCCATTTTAAAATGTCTTGCGAGCTCACGGAAGGTATTCGAAAGGGTGGATTGAAGAACCGAATCCTCATCCTCGTTTAAATCGGAAGCCCTGAAAATATCCAGGGCTTTATCATACAGGTTCTGGCCCTCATCCGGTTTATGCATGGAAAACAGGACCTCTCCCTTTTGTAGCAAGACACGGCATAAAAGATCCTGCCTCTTTGCTTTTCCCGCAAGGTTTTCAGCCTTGTCAAGTTTTTCAAGGGCTTTTTTGTACTTTTTATCTTCAATCAGAGACGAAATATCCTTTAAATTCCTATTTAACAAATCTTCGGCTTGTCTGGACATAAATGGTATTTAGACATCAGAGTATTAGAATTAAACGCCTTTTCCGGAATTTTCCCGCAAAAAACCGATGAACTTCACCATCTTACAACTAAAGTGCCTGAATTATATAGATATCTACTTCTTCACATCTTAGCACCCTCAAAGATCTTAATCCCTTCATCATTCCCCATCAACAAGCAGCCATTTCCAGACAGGTACGAAAGCTATTTTCTTATTCTGTGTCTATGTGGTGGCCTGCAAGGACGGTTGAATATTCAGAACTCAAAAGCCTCGAACTTGAACCGGTTATAAATACGTTTATCCGCCTGTTTTCATTTTTGTAGCTATTAAAAATTATCATTTATATCGGTAACTTTACCCTACTACTTATCATTTTTATCGGTAATTTTACCCCAATACTTCTCATTTCTATCGGTATTCCGTCAGGCTGAAACAAAAAGGAAAAACGAGTAATCTGAAGAAATTTAAGTTTAAATAATGAAAAAACAAAGCGGTCCTGGGAAAAAAGTTAATGAAAAGGTTTATTCTTTGTTGTGAATGATCTCGTAGCTCACCTTTCCTCTGTTGATGCATTCCCTTACAAGCTTTTCTCTCGGGGAAAGGGCGCCGGTTTTACCGGACTTGACCTCAACAAAGACCACTTTATTCATTTCTCCTTCGGAAAGGCCGTCAAAGATAATGAAGTCCACAGGGGTGCCGAGGAATCTTGCATCTTTGGGGTTGTATTCGAATTCAGGGAAATAAGGGATCAGGTGTTCTGTGACCTTGCCGCGGATTACGGCTTCGCTTTTCTTTACGGCGTCCTGGCGGATTTTTTTCTCCTCGTCAATTTTCCAGGTCCTGAAGAGAATGTCAGCTTTTTCGGAAACCTGGCGTTCCATCTCCCTGCTCTGCCAGGCTTCGTACAGGTCTCTTGCACGGGATTCTACCCTGCCTTTTAATTTAATGTATTTGACTAGCAGATACACTATAAGCAGAGCAAGAAAAAGGATAAGGGTTGAAATCATCCAGTCGTCCACAACTATTTCTCCGGAAAGGGTTGGGTTTTTTGATAGAGTAAATAGAGTAAATAAGGTAAATAGAGTAAATAAATGAGTTAAGTGAAAAATTAATCTCAAAGAATAAATTTCAGACTCTATAAATGGCTGTAAATATTTAAAAGTACCAGCAGGATTTCGTTTCCACTAAATTATACCTTAAAGATTAGTTGTCCCCGGCTACATTGTTATTATTCCGGGGTCAGACTTTCCAGCACGGTTAATGATTTCATTTTTATTTACTGTACGCAGGCGGGTTCAAGCAGAGCGCAGCGCGTGAAAAGAAAGTACTAGAGATGCCATTTGCGGCCATTTTGGTATAATAACAACTAATTTACCAGGGAGCACCTGAAGATT is drawn from Methanosarcina lacustris Z-7289 and contains these coding sequences:
- a CDS encoding Holliday junction resolvase-like protein, with translation MDDWMISTLILFLALLIVYLLVKYIKLKGRVESRARDLYEAWQSREMERQVSEKADILFRTWKIDEEKKIRQDAVKKSEAVIRGKVTEHLIPYFPEFEYNPKDARFLGTPVDFIIFDGLSEGEMNKVVFVEVKSGKTGALSPREKLVRECINRGKVSYEIIHNKE
- a CDS encoding tetratricopeptide repeat protein; this encodes MSRQAEDLLNRNLKDISSLIEDKKYKKALEKLDKAENLAGKAKRQDLLCRVLLQKGEVLFSMHKPDEGQNLYDKALDIFRASDLNEDEDSVLQSTLSNTFRELARHFKMAESVENAENCYMNEIKVYEILLEKNPEDDEPKMEIARAFAAIGDLYVYFEPEDMDPETKRQYYEKILDVREKAFELLDDSETYIYALAHALGKLVDFYIIQQDYESAIQLQERVVEVMEELIDLLANWKDLKAKSNAYDKLGSLYAEVGKEELAEEQYSEALEYYVMIFDDEIWPLSVKMRLAAEVMERGKTLLLSKKYDSAKESMDLAFDFLGGVDKEELKDSVKEAIDLAYVLLGERDEEGSEDSGYLAEMAGISTEYAKTLSDLNRNEDAEKFTAKSEKIFRQLAEEGNKDS